The DNA window CGGTGCCCCTTCCGGCGCGCCCACGCCGTTGTAAATGATGTTCGACAGGAAGCGCAGGCCGGTGACGTTGTTGCGGTTACCGTTCCAGGTGTACAGGCCACCGCCGTCGCTTTTGGTCATGCAGTAGTTCGACACCCGGTTATACTGCACCGTCGAACTGGTCACGACCGAAACCCCCGTGTACCCAATGTTATCGAAGACGTTGTACTCGATGAGCGAGTTGGCCGGGCAGCTCGATTGCAGACCTGAGTAGCTGCCGTCGCCGTTGACGCCCCGGCCCGGCACCAGACCGATGCGCTGTACGGTGTTGCCCCGAAACGTGAAATTCTGGAATGACTGAATCGTCAGACCGCTGTTGTTGGCATCTTCGAGCAGGTTATTCTCAACCGTAATCCCACTGCCCGACCCGTTGAAAAACACCGCGTTTTCGCCGGAGTTCGTGATGTCGTTGCCCGACAGCGCAATACCGTTGCCGTTGACCGACAGTACTCCCGACGACAGTGTCTGCGTCACTTTAACGTTCCGCACCGTTACGTTGTTGACGTTGGTCAGGTTGATCCCTTCACCCGCCGTCGTCAGGGCAATCGACTGGTTGTTGGGGTTGTTCTGGTTATCAAACAGCCGAATCGTCTTATCCGACGGGTTGTAGTACCATTCACCGACCTGATCGAGGGTTGCCGGGTGGTTCTGGATAAAATAGCCCCAGCCATCGGTGGGCTCGTAAGTGGTACTGCCCGCCAGCGATAGCGTATTGCCATTTTGCTGAGCAATAGTCACCCGGTCGAGCACCCAGGTTGCCGACCGTATTACGGCTTCGCCCCCCGCGTAGCTGGTTGGCAGTCCCTGCTGACTGGTAATCTGTCCCCGGCCGTTGTGCGACTGTATGGTCAGGTAACCTTTGTTCGAATCGCTCAGGTTTGGATAGCGGCCCAGCGGCAGGACGGTATTGTCGCGGTACACCCCCGTCACGCGGCTACCGCAGCTGGGGCAACTGGCCTGCCAGGTGTTGTTGCCGACGTTGTTCCAGCCCGTTATGAGCGTTGATCCGGCAATGACGGGTTTGTTGCCGGAACCGTAGGCATCCACCACGATCGGGTTGCCCGAGGCCCCCGACTGCCGGACATAGAGTGTCCCCCGGAAGGTATCGCCCCGCCGGAGCAGCACCTGATCGCCGGGCTGCAACGACAGGCTACTGGCTTTGGCCAGCGACTGAAACGGACTGTCGACCGAGCGGCCCGAATTGCCGTCGCTGCCGTTGGCCGCTACGTAATAGGTGGTTTGGGAAAAGGCTGCCGGGACAACGAGTAGTGAAAGCAGCAGCGCGGACATACCGCGACCAATACGCCGGGTGGGGCGTGGGTAATTCTGTACAGTTACGGTTAACACAAGTAGACGATGGAATAAACAGAGGATGTAGTTTAGCTCAGGGTGGGGGTGCGGATTACTATCGACTAAAAATAGGGCTCAACTACCGATTAATCAATTTCTTAAAGATTATTTAATTCACAATCAGCGAGTTATATGAATGGTTATAAATATTTAGGGAACGGTAACGGCTTGATTTTCAGCTATTCTACCTACTAGCGTGCAATCGGAAAATTGTAGTACCAGGCACGCCGATAACGTGTAATGCGTGGGTTGACTGTTGAGTAGAAATACGTGGAACGGGCCAAACAAATCGGGTCCGGCCGCTGATTATCTACGGGAGCGGGTTGGAAATCGGCCCGACATTGGCGACGTTTACCGCCGTTTGTTTAAACAACCGAACTCGTTATGAGCACCCCTGAAGTAGCGCAGCTTTTCCCCGCAGACGATCAGATTCCGGCCGATTACCGGATCGAACCCATTCATCAGCGGGAGTACCTTATCAACGGAGAAATGCGTCAGTGGGACGGCCCCACGACGGAGGTATATTCACAGATCGGGACGCCCCAGCCCGACGGTAGTATCAAGCCCCGGCTGGTTGGCAGCTTCCCCGTCTGCACGCCAACCGAAGCGATGGAGGCCCTCGACGCGGCCGTGGCCGCCTACGACAACGGTCGTGGCGAATGGCCGACGATGTCGGTAGCCGGGCGTATTGCCTGCATGGAAACATTCGTGGGCAAAATGCTGGAGCAGAAGCAGCGCGTCGTGGCTCTGATGATGTGGGAAATCGGTAAGAATCTCGCTGATTCGACCAAAGAGTTCGACCGGACGGTGAAATACATCTACGACACGATCGACTCGCTGAAAGACATAGACCGGGCCGGGTCGCGGTTTCGGGTGGAGGAAGGCATTATCGGGCAGATTCGGCGGGCACCGCTGGGCGTTGTGCTGGCGATGGGGCCGTTCAACTACCCACTCAACGAAACCTACACGACGCTGATCCCAAGCATCCTGATGGGCAACACAATTTTGTTTAAAACGCCCAAACACGGTTCGCTGCTGCACTATCCGTTGCTGGAAGCCTTCCGTACGAGCTTTCCGAAAGGCGTCGTTAACTCGATCTACGGGCGCGGGGCTGTGGTGGTGCCACCCGTGATGCAGTCGGGTAAAGTCAACGTGCTGACGCTGATTGGGTCGAGTAAAGTGGCCGACGAACTGCAACGGCAGCACCCGAAGCTCAACCGGCTCCGCTCGATTCTGAGCCTCGACGCCAAAAATGCCGCGATCATCCTGCCCGACGCCGATCTCGACATTGCCGTGAAAGAGTGTCTGCTGGGATCATTGTCGTTTAACGGGCAGCGCTGCACAGCCATAAAAATTATCTGGGCGCACCGTTCAATCGCCGATAAATTCCTGGAAAAATTCGCTCCGGCAGTGAGTGCGCTGAAACTGGGTATGCCCTGGACCGACGGTGTGCAGATTACGCCGTTGCCCGAACTAAACAAGGTCGATTACCTGACCGATACGATCCGCGACGCTGAAGCGGGCGGGGCTAAAATCGTTAACGATGGCGGGGGCGACTACGCGGGTGGCCTGTTCAAACCGGCGGTAGTATACCCCGTCAAAGACGGTATGAAACTTTACCGCGACGAGCAGTTCGGACCAGTAGTACCGGTAGTGGCGTACGACGATGTCGAGGAGTTTATCGATTATCTGATTACTGATAGCCACGGGATGCAGGCCAGCGTTTTCGGTACCGATACCAAACCCATCGCCGATCTGATCGACCCGCTGGTGAATCTGGTTTGCCGGGTCAACATCAACGCCCAGTGTCAGCGCGGGCCGGACACATTCCCGTTTACGGGGCGCAAAGATTCGGCGGAAGGGACGCTATCGGTGGAAGACGCGCTACGCTCGTTCTCGATTCGTACCTGCGTGGCCACGAAGGAAACCGACGAGAACAAAGCCATTCTGAACGAAATCGTCGGGGAACACCAGTCGAATTTCCTGAGCACCAGTTTCATTTTTTAACCTTTTAGACGGAAGAGGTGAGAGGGGGCATTACCCCTGAATCCCCTGAGAGGTTGTTTGGGGAAGCACAATCCGGGTCAAAAGTGCCTTTTTTGTCATCCCGACGACAGGAGGGATCCGCTCCGGCGGCCCGGTTCGCTAGGAGCAGGAAAACGCCTGTTACCGGAGATCCCTCCTGTCGTCGGGATGACAAAAATTCGCTCCCCAAACAACCTCTGAAGGGGACTTTGCTCGTTCATAGACAAAGTCCCCTTCAGGGCAGGGCTGTTAAGTTCTAGTCCGTTTACCCCCCAGCCCCCTGAAGGGGGAGCATTCCGCAAATGAACCACTCCCCCTTCAGGGGGCTGGGGGGTAGACAGGCCGAAGGAAATTTGGCAATTGCTACAGCCAAGAGAAGAACTTAACAGCCCTGCCCTTCAGGGGATTTAGGGGTGAAGCTAACCAGCACTCAACAGCCCTGTCTTTCAGGAAATTCAGGGGAGAAAAACCCACTTCTTTCGTCACTATTGCCTTCATGCTAGTTGCCGATAATGTAAGTAAAGCGTTCGCGGGGAGTGTTCGGGCCGTGCGTGGGGTGTCGTTTTCGCTGGCACCCGGCCAGATTATGGGGCTGGTGGGCGCGAGTGGGTCGGGGAAAAGCACCCTGCTGAACCTATTGGCCGGGCTAGCCGACGTTGACACCGGTAGCGTACTACTTAACGACAAACGGGTGCCGGGGCCATCGGACGTGCTGATTGCCGGGCATCCCGACATTCGCCTGGTGCATCAGGAATACCAGCTGATGCCCAACGTATCGATCCGCGAAAACATCGCCTACGCCGTTCGCTATTTCGAGAAAGAATACCGCACCCACCGGGTCGATGCGCTGCTCAAACTGTGCCGACTGACGGCGGTGCAGGACCGGCTGCCCCGACAGGTGTCGGGGGGCGAAAAACAACGCACGGCCATCGCCCGCGCCATCGCCGACGTGCCCGCCGTGCTGCTGCTCGACGAACCGTTTAGCCACCTCGATCTGCCCAACCGCCTGCTCGTCCGCGACCTGCTGTTTGAGTTGGTCCGTGAGCAGCAAACGGCCTGCCTGTTCGTCACGCACGATGCTGTCGACGCCCTTTCTATCGCCGACACTATCGGTATTCTGCGCGACGGTAAACTTATTCAACTCGGCACCCCTGAGTCGGTCTACCTCCGGCCCGACACGGCCTACGCGGCCCGGCTGACGGGCCGGGTTACGGTGCTAGCCGAGAAGTACCGCCCGCTGCTGGGCCTGCCCGCCAGCGATTCGCCCGACCGGCTAATGAGCATCCGCCCGGAACAGGTAACGATTGACGAGTCGGGCGTAGCGGTTAGAGTTAGGGCCGTATTTTTTATGGGTAGTCATTACGAACTGGAGGTTGAGCTGAATCGCTACGCCAGCCTGCGCCTGCTCACTACCCGCGCCGATATACAGGTTGGGCAACTGGTGAATATCCGGGTCAACGCCGATGCGGTGTGGCCGCTTCGTTCCTGAATAACTGATAACCCTTGCGTTCATCAATGGGTTGTAGAGACAGACTAAACAACACGACTGTCATGGATTACAAACAGACCGAAGGCGAACGCCAGACCGACACCAGCGAAAATCCTACCGATGGCTTTCTGGTCGGGGAAGAAACCGAAGACGTCGACGCGTCGGGGGTAAACGACAATTCAACTGGTAAAAAGGACGATTACCTGGGCAAAACAAACAAAGAAGACGAAGACTAACGGCAGCTTACGGGCACAAAAAAGGGGCTATCGAGTGATAGCCCCTTTTTTGTGCCCATATCAAGCTTACATCAGGCGTTTGATAAGCTGCTCAACCGAGATATTTTCGGCTTCGGCTTTGAAGTTGCGTACAACCCGGTGCCGCAGAATCGGTAAGGCAACGGCCTTCACGTCTTCGATATCGGGTGAATACTTACCGTTGAGCAGAGCGTTGCACTTGGCCGCCAGAATCAGCGCTTGCGATGCCCGCGGCCCTGCGCCCCACTCAAAGTACTGATTAGTATCAGCGGTCGCGAATTCGGTGTTGGGCCGGGTTTTGTGCACCAGCTTCACCGCGTATTCAATCACGTTGTCGACGACAGGTACGCGCCGGACGAGGTGTTGAAACTCCCGGATTTCCTCACCCGTCACAACCCGTTCTACAGCCTGACGCGTATCAGTCGTCGTGTTCTTGACAATGTCCAGCTCCGACTGATACGAGGGGTAATCGAGGTAAATGTTGAACATAAACCGGTCGAGCTGCGCTTCCGGCAGGGGGTAGGTACCTTCCTGCTCGATGGGGTTCTGCGTGGCCAGTACGAAGAATGGTCGTCCGAGTCCGTACTTCTGCCCGGCAATCGTTACGGAGTACTCCTGCATGGCTTCCAGCAACGCCGACTGCGTTTTGGGTGGCGTCCGGTTGATCTCGTCGGCCAGAATGATGTTGGCGAAAACGGGGCCTTTGATGAACTTGAAATTGCGTTCCTGGTCGAGCGTTTCCGAGCCGAGAATGTCGGACGGCATCAGGTCGGGGGTAAACTGAATGCGGTTAAACTCAAGATCGAGTACCCCGGCAATGGTCTGAATGAGCAGCGTTTTGGCCAGTCCCGGCACGCCCACGAGCAGGCAGTGACCCTGACAAAAGATAGCCGTTAGCAGCAATCGAACCGTTTCGTCCTGCCCAATAACGACTTTACCAATTTCGCGTTTGAGTTTTTCGTAGGAAGTAGTCAGGGCTTTGGCAGCCTCCACATCGGAAGAATAAGGCACAGGTTGTGAGGTTAATGTTGAGTGATAGAATGAGTGAATGATTGAGTTGCTGATGCATTCAGTCACTCAATCATTCACTCATTCGAGACTATTCCCCGCCCCCAAGTTGCGCGGCACTGGTTTGGGTGTTACCGAAGATACGGCAGTTCTGAAATTCGGGGTCGACGGTGATGTACACGTCGCTGATCGATTTTTTGAACCACTCATCGATGGCGCGGTTCTTTTTGTTTTGCAGCACGATGGTCTGCAACCGCTCGAAATCGGTTTTAAAATCAGCGGTGTGCGGAGCAACTTTACTCTTGAAATACAGGATTCGCATGGCGCTCTTACCGTCTTCCGTGCGGTATGCCAACGGAGCCGAGATGCTGCCTACTTTCATCGTGTCGAGCAGTGAAAACAGCGCGTAGTCCATCGTACCGTCCATCGCCAGCCGCGAACCGCCCGATTGGGCATCGCGCAGTAAACCACCGGCATCGGCCGTATTTTTATCCTCCGAAAACTCCTTGGCGGCTTTGTCAAACTTAATCGAGTCGATTTGAATTTCTTTGCGCAGGCTGTCGAGGAAGTGCGTTTGCGTAGTCAGATCGAGCCGGTTGTAATCGGGGCGGAGCAGAATGTGTCGGGCGTGGTATTCAGCACCGCGCGTATCCAGCAGCTGAATCAGGTGGAGGCCGAAATCAGACTCAACAACGTCCGACATTTCGTTGGGCTTCAGTTTCAGGGCCGCGCCTTCAAACGGAGCCACCATCATACCGCGCTTGGCAAAGCCGAGGTCGCCACCTTTCTCGGCGGAGCCTACGTCTTCGGATGTTTCTTTGGCCAGCTTGGCGAAATCCTCACCGGCTTCAACCCGCTTTTTGATGTCGAGCAGCCGCTGGCGCAGGGCTTCCTTCTGCTCTTTGGTCGGCTTGGCAAACCGGACGATCTGCCCGATTTCAACGTCGGCGGGCATGTACGGCAGACTGTCTTTCGGGATAGCGTCGAAGAACTTACGTACGTCGCGGGGGGTCACTTTGACGTCAGACGTAATTTTCTGCTGCATTTTCTGCACCACCTTCTGGTCTTTCACCTGCTGGCGCAGTTCGCTCTTGAGCATTTCCAGGCTCTTGCCGTAGGCTTCGATAATGTTCTTCTCCGACCCGAACTGCGAGATCATGTACTGCATCCGGGTGTCGAGTTCGCCGTCGACCATTTTGTCGTCGACCACTACTGAGTCGATGTCGGCTTTGGCGAGCATCATTTTGTTGATGACCAGACTTTCCAGCAGCTGACAGCGGGAGGGGGCGTCTGGTTCTGACCGGCGTACGACTGCATGGCTTCTTCCAGATCCGACCGCAGCACGTAGTAGTTGTCTACTTTCGCAATGATCTTATTGAGGCTGATGGGCTGCCCCTGCCCAAACGCGACCGTCGCGAAAAGCGCACCGATCAGGCTAAAGGCAAGGCGATTAATGACTTGTTTCATGTCCTAAAGATAACGAGGTAATGCCACTTTCGGGCTGTGTTTAAGGTTTTTTAAGGGGTATGGACAGGATTACAGGATTAATAGGATTGAATTTTTTCCTTAAGAGGATAATCCGAACGTCGGCCCGGCTGTAATCCTGTCCATAAAAATCATTTGGCGAGTTTGCGCAACTCGGTGTCATTAATCTGAGCCGGATACTGCTGTCGCAGCTGGGCCAGCCACTGCTGCTCCAACTGCGCCTGATAGTCGTTGATAACGCTGCCCCGCGCTTCGGCGAAGGTCTTGGGGCGGGCCGGTTCGAGCTGATCCAGTTGCACCGATACCACTTTTCCTGCCGGGCGCAGCGTCGTTGTCGTGCCGGGCTTCCGGGGATTAACACTGTCTACGTATGGATTTGCCCCCTTCGCAAACAGCCCCTCCGACACGGTAATGGCATCGGTTGGCAGGCCCAGATGCCCGGTCAGGGCCTGTACGACATCGGCTTTGCTGGTGGAAAAATACTGGAACGTCAACCGGCGCTGGGTGGCGGGAGCCTGTTTGGCTTCGCCCGGCCGGGTGCCCTGGTAATCT is part of the Spirosoma rhododendri genome and encodes:
- a CDS encoding AAA family ATPase, which translates into the protein MPYSSDVEAAKALTTSYEKLKREIGKVVIGQDETVRLLLTAIFCQGHCLLVGVPGLAKTLLIQTIAGVLDLEFNRIQFTPDLMPSDILGSETLDQERNFKFIKGPVFANIILADEINRTPPKTQSALLEAMQEYSVTIAGQKYGLGRPFFVLATQNPIEQEGTYPLPEAQLDRFMFNIYLDYPSYQSELDIVKNTTTDTRQAVERVVTGEEIREFQHLVRRVPVVDNVIEYAVKLVHKTRPNTEFATADTNQYFEWGAGPRASQALILAAKCNALLNGKYSPDIEDVKAVALPILRHRVVRNFKAEAENISVEQLIKRLM
- a CDS encoding right-handed parallel beta-helix repeat-containing protein, yielding MLTVTVQNYPRPTRRIGRGMSALLLSLLVVPAAFSQTTYYVAANGSDGNSGRSVDSPFQSLAKASSLSLQPGDQVLLRRGDTFRGTLYVRQSGASGNPIVVDAYGSGNKPVIAGSTLITGWNNVGNNTWQASCPSCGSRVTGVYRDNTVLPLGRYPNLSDSNKGYLTIQSHNGRGQITSQQGLPTSYAGGEAVIRSATWVLDRVTIAQQNGNTLSLAGSTTYEPTDGWGYFIQNHPATLDQVGEWYYNPSDKTIRLFDNQNNPNNQSIALTTAGEGINLTNVNNVTVRNVKVTQTLSSGVLSVNGNGIALSGNDITNSGENAVFFNGSGSGITVENNLLEDANNSGLTIQSFQNFTFRGNTVQRIGLVPGRGVNGDGSYSGLQSSCPANSLIEYNVFDNIGYTGVSVVTSSTVQYNRVSNYCMTKSDGGGLYTWNGNRNNVTGLRFLSNIIYNGVGAPEGAPINATTGAHGIFLDDCTVNAEVTGNSIFRVAGMGIFLRGAYNNTLKNNTVFDNGEEQLKIVANQVCTPRNITSQNNIFVSKLATQTVAGYESSANDLSQYGSFDYNYYMRPFEDQFKILAVYNPGSGLTGQQMSLAEWQNKYGQDRNSGNSPITYKSQMVTQTGATLLNFPYGGDINGWGVWSPYGNGRADWNNPGTLDGGRCACRLHRRRGRATVICWRRSIWAAYEKGKPTSWYWTASRRGPTSALPCTRVSRLAATAIWPTAPPSCWAQAGRRWKLRLPPTPMSRTRFWWCRPTKTGKQPGSTT
- a CDS encoding ABC transporter ATP-binding protein, producing MLVADNVSKAFAGSVRAVRGVSFSLAPGQIMGLVGASGSGKSTLLNLLAGLADVDTGSVLLNDKRVPGPSDVLIAGHPDIRLVHQEYQLMPNVSIRENIAYAVRYFEKEYRTHRVDALLKLCRLTAVQDRLPRQVSGGEKQRTAIARAIADVPAVLLLDEPFSHLDLPNRLLVRDLLFELVREQQTACLFVTHDAVDALSIADTIGILRDGKLIQLGTPESVYLRPDTAYAARLTGRVTVLAEKYRPLLGLPASDSPDRLMSIRPEQVTIDESGVAVRVRAVFFMGSHYELEVELNRYASLRLLTTRADIQVGQLVNIRVNADAVWPLRS
- a CDS encoding NADP-dependent glyceraldehyde-3-phosphate dehydrogenase; the protein is MSTPEVAQLFPADDQIPADYRIEPIHQREYLINGEMRQWDGPTTEVYSQIGTPQPDGSIKPRLVGSFPVCTPTEAMEALDAAVAAYDNGRGEWPTMSVAGRIACMETFVGKMLEQKQRVVALMMWEIGKNLADSTKEFDRTVKYIYDTIDSLKDIDRAGSRFRVEEGIIGQIRRAPLGVVLAMGPFNYPLNETYTTLIPSILMGNTILFKTPKHGSLLHYPLLEAFRTSFPKGVVNSIYGRGAVVVPPVMQSGKVNVLTLIGSSKVADELQRQHPKLNRLRSILSLDAKNAAIILPDADLDIAVKECLLGSLSFNGQRCTAIKIIWAHRSIADKFLEKFAPAVSALKLGMPWTDGVQITPLPELNKVDYLTDTIRDAEAGGAKIVNDGGGDYAGGLFKPAVVYPVKDGMKLYRDEQFGPVVPVVAYDDVEEFIDYLITDSHGMQASVFGTDTKPIADLIDPLVNLVCRVNINAQCQRGPDTFPFTGRKDSAEGTLSVEDALRSFSIRTCVATKETDENKAILNEIVGEHQSNFLSTSFIF